The Kluyveromyces lactis strain NRRL Y-1140 chromosome B complete sequence genome contains a region encoding:
- the ATG23 gene encoding Atg23p (weakly similar to uniprot|Q06671 Saccharomyces cerevisiae YLR431C ATG23 Peripheral membrane protein required for autophagy and for the cytoplasm-to-vacuole targeting (Cvt) pathway) has protein sequence MDLNDLLLQQQEVTNLLSNLQEAHKRILISNEDENNDLNKIRKDILICLNDLKTVNSLIIDPRDGLIKKNLHKLEKYEQELRSLESEEAAIESNLNQWKIDQDPENVRRKENWGTVPINLVGNHQYLLESYVNEVGIENTTLANTNGNHEETPNSSKFTREQLLRNARKLKLCQEQVNSEIDQLKSLISQYERDRNVINDEYNRTTELIQKEVNTLSREEDKINSQREKILKKLGLLKDHEQNQPRNFFFSLGALARVDNSDFKIALSQAYEFIDAKKQALKKILHENKSQTMSLEHNFSIWNDVIRSIQGLETNLQQSFIEKEGNVPKTDITSMISRTLSRVNSIVGTYSKDSIFTSILCELKALQKALDELNGKMQPIPIKSSAKTPELLQMGKSPPKVALSKEYASNLHESTEDFPLKINKTD, from the coding sequence ATGGACCTTAATGATttacttcttcaacaacaGGAGGTAACTAACCTCTTATCTAATCTTCAGGAAGCACATAAGAGAATATTGATCTCGAATGAGGATGAGAATAATGACTTGAATAAAATAAGGAAAGATATTTTAATATGTTTGAACGATTTGAAGACGGTCAATTCACTCATAATTGATCCTAGAGACGGgttgatcaagaaaaatttgCATAAATTGGAGAAATATGAACAAGAGTTGAGATCGTTAGaatcagaagaagcagCAATTGAATCGAACTTGAACCAATGGAAGATTGATCAAGATCCTGAAAATGTacgaagaaaagaaaattggGGTACTGTTCCCATTAATTTGGTGggaaatcatcaatattTACTTGAGTCATACGTTAATGAGGTTGGGATAGAAAACACCACTTTAGCAAATACCAATGGGAATCACGAAGAGACCCCCAATTCTTCTAAATTTACTCGAGAACAACTACTTCGGAACGCAAGAAAGCTTAAACTTTGTCAAGAACAAGTAAACTCTGAGATAGACCAGTTAAAATCTCTAATTAGTCAATACGAGAGAGATAGAAATGTAATAAATGATGAGTACAATAGAACTACAGAATTAATTCAAAAGGAAGTAAACACTTTATCAAGAGAAGAGGATAAAATCAACTCACAACGTGAAAAAATTCTCAAAAAATTGGGTCTACTCAAAGATCACGAACAAAACCAACCACgcaatttctttttctcgTTAGGTGCTCTTGCAAGAGTTGATAATTCAGACTTCAAAATTGCATTATCTCAAGCGTATGAATTCATTGACGCCAAGAAACAGGCCTTAAAAAAGATATTACATGAAAATAAGTCTCAAACTATGTCATTAGAGCACAATTTCTCAATTTGGAACGACGTGATAAGGTCAATTCAAGGTTTAGAGACGAACCTACAGCAATCATTCATCGAGAAAGAAGGCAATGTACCGAAAACAGATATAACTTCAATGATCAGCAGAACATTATCCCGCGTTAATTCGATTGTAGGAACATATTCGAAAGACTCTATATTCACTTCCATTCTCTGCGAATTGAAAGCTTTACAGAAAGCACTAGATGAGCTCAATGGTAAAATGCAACCTATTCCAATCAAGAGCTCTGCAAAGACTCCTGAACTTCTACAAATGGGAAAATCCCCTCCAAAAGTCGCATTATCGAAGGAATATGCTTCAAATTTACACGAATCAACAGAGGACTTCCCTCTAAAGATAAACAAGACTGACTAG